The following are encoded together in the Streptococcus oralis genome:
- a CDS encoding M57 family metalloprotease encodes MFWIIRLFFRFLLGIWRFFWRLVWTLVIILLLAFGVVWYLSGDFHSAVNQVEKMSKIGQGGWNQWKETGTLEVLSQTDSHQHAEGKWAQASARIYIEPQMDETFQGAYAEAIKNWNQTGAFTFEVVADPSQADIVASEMNDGSTAVAGQAESQTNLLTKQFISVTVRLNHYYLSNPNYGYSYERIVHTAEHELGHAIGLDHTNETSVMQPAGSYYGIQPQDVKAVQELYTSSD; translated from the coding sequence ATGTTCTGGATTATTCGATTATTCTTCCGATTTCTTTTGGGAATTTGGCGTTTCTTCTGGCGTCTGGTCTGGACCTTGGTTATCATCCTTCTCCTTGCTTTTGGAGTGGTTTGGTATCTGTCTGGTGATTTTCATTCTGCGGTCAATCAGGTTGAAAAAATGAGTAAGATTGGTCAAGGTGGCTGGAATCAATGGAAGGAGACGGGAACGCTGGAAGTCTTGTCTCAGACAGACAGTCACCAACATGCAGAAGGCAAGTGGGCTCAGGCCTCAGCTCGCATCTATATTGAGCCTCAAATGGATGAAACCTTCCAAGGTGCCTATGCAGAAGCTATAAAAAACTGGAATCAAACGGGAGCCTTTACCTTTGAGGTGGTTGCGGATCCTAGCCAGGCAGATATTGTGGCAAGTGAGATGAATGATGGATCGACCGCTGTAGCTGGTCAAGCCGAGAGTCAAACCAATTTGTTAACCAAACAATTTATATCTGTAACGGTTCGCCTGAATCACTATTATCTATCCAATCCAAACTATGGTTATTCTTATGAACGGATTGTGCACACGGCGGAGCATGAGCTGGGGCATGCCATCGGATTGGATCATACCAACGAGACTTCTGTTATGCAGCCGGCAGGTTCCTACTATGGGATTCAGCCCCAGGATGTGAAGGCTGTTCAAGAACTCTATACCAGTAGCGACTAG
- a CDS encoding alpha/beta hydrolase, with translation MAVMNIEYYSEVLDMEWGVTVLYPDASRVTEPDCTDIPALYLLHGMSGNQNSWLKRTNVERLLRGTNLIVIMPNTNNGWYTDTQYGYNYYTALAEELPQVMKRFFPNMTSKREKTFIAGLSMGGYGSFKLALSTNRFSHAASFSGALSFHEFSPESQDLGSLAYWRGVFGEIKDWTASPHSLESMAAKSDKKTKLWAWCGEQDYLYSANNLAVKNLKKLGFEVTYSHSPGKHEWYYWEKQLERFLATLPIDFVLEERLS, from the coding sequence ATGGCAGTTATGAATATTGAGTATTACTCAGAAGTTTTGGATATGGAGTGGGGCGTTACCGTACTCTATCCAGATGCCAGTCGGGTGACTGAACCAGATTGCACAGATATTCCTGCCCTTTATCTTTTGCACGGAATGTCAGGAAATCAAAATAGCTGGCTCAAACGTACCAATGTCGAACGCTTGTTGCGTGGAACCAATCTCATTGTTATCATGCCCAATACAAATAATGGCTGGTACACAGATACTCAGTATGGCTATAACTACTATACAGCTCTAGCAGAAGAACTCCCCCAGGTAATGAAACGTTTCTTCCCCAATATGACCAGCAAGCGAGAAAAGACCTTTATAGCAGGCCTCTCCATGGGAGGTTATGGTTCCTTCAAACTCGCTCTATCGACGAATCGTTTTTCTCATGCGGCTAGTTTTTCTGGTGCGCTCAGTTTTCACGAATTTTCTCCTGAAAGTCAGGATCTGGGATCGCTTGCCTACTGGCGAGGAGTTTTTGGAGAGATTAAAGACTGGACAGCTAGTCCTCATTCGCTTGAAAGCATGGCTGCAAAATCCGATAAAAAGACCAAACTATGGGCTTGGTGTGGAGAGCAAGACTATCTCTACTCTGCCAATAATCTCGCAGTGAAAAACCTCAAAAAACTTGGTTTTGAGGTGACCTATAGTCACAGTCCAGGTAAGCACGAGTGGTACTACTGGGAAAAACAATTGGAGCGTTTTTTGGCTACTCTACCAATTGACTTTGTTTTGGAAGAACGTTTATCTTAG
- a CDS encoding ribonuclease J produces MSNISLTTLGGVRENGKNMYIAEIDGSIFVLDAGLKYPENEQLGVDVVIPNMDYLFENSDRIAGVFLTHGHADAIGALPYLLAEAKVPVFGSELTIELAKLFVKGNDTVKKFNDFHVIDEDTEIDFGGTVVSFFRTTHSIPESLGVVLKTTEGSIVYTGDFKFDQTASESYATDFARLAEIGRDGVLALLSDSANADSNIQVASESEVGDEITQTIADWDGRIIVAAVASNLSRIQQVFDAAADTGRRVVLTGFDIENIVRTAIRLKKLSLANESLLIKPKEMSRFEDHELIILETGRMGEPINGLRKMSIGRHRYVEIKDGDLVYIVTTPSIAKEAVMARVENMIYQAGGVVKLITQSLRVSGHGNARDLQLMINLLQPNYLFPIQGEYRELDAHAKAAMAVGMLPERIFIPKKGTTMSYEHGDFVPAGAVSAGDVLIDGNAIGDVGNVVLRDRKVLSEDGIFIVAITVNRREKKIVAKARVHTRGFVYLKKSRDILRESSELINQTVEDYLQGDDFDWADLKGKVRDNLTKYLFDQTKRRPAILPVVMEAK; encoded by the coding sequence ATGAGTAATATTAGTTTAACAACACTAGGTGGTGTACGAGAAAATGGGAAAAATATGTACATCGCTGAAATCGATGGTTCTATTTTTGTTTTGGATGCAGGGCTTAAATACCCTGAAAATGAACAACTAGGGGTAGATGTCGTCATTCCAAATATGGACTACCTTTTTGAAAACAGCGATCGTATCGCTGGTGTCTTCTTGACCCACGGACATGCGGATGCCATTGGTGCCCTGCCTTATCTTTTGGCAGAGGCTAAGGTGCCTGTGTTTGGTTCTGAGTTGACCATTGAGTTGGCCAAACTCTTTGTCAAAGGAAACGATACGGTTAAGAAATTCAATGACTTCCATGTGATTGATGAAGATACGGAGATTGACTTTGGAGGGACTGTTGTTTCCTTCTTCCGTACAACTCACTCTATCCCAGAAAGTTTGGGAGTTGTCTTGAAAACAACTGAAGGTAGCATCGTTTATACAGGTGACTTCAAGTTTGACCAGACAGCCAGTGAATCCTATGCGACGGATTTTGCGCGTTTAGCCGAAATCGGCCGTGACGGTGTCTTGGCCCTCCTCAGTGATTCCGCCAATGCAGATAGCAATATCCAGGTAGCGAGCGAGAGTGAAGTTGGGGATGAAATTACCCAAACCATCGCTGACTGGGACGGCCGTATCATCGTTGCAGCGGTTGCCAGCAACCTTTCTCGTATCCAGCAGGTTTTTGATGCTGCAGCAGATACAGGTCGCAGAGTTGTTTTGACTGGATTTGATATTGAAAATATCGTCCGCACTGCGATTCGTCTCAAAAAATTATCTCTAGCCAACGAAAGTCTCTTGATTAAACCCAAAGAAATGTCTCGTTTTGAAGACCATGAGTTGATTATCCTTGAGACGGGCCGTATGGGTGAACCTATCAATGGACTTCGTAAGATGTCCATTGGTCGCCACCGCTATGTGGAAATCAAAGATGGAGACTTAGTTTATATCGTAACGACTCCATCTATCGCCAAAGAAGCCGTCATGGCGCGTGTGGAAAACATGATCTACCAAGCTGGTGGTGTGGTGAAACTCATTACCCAAAGCTTGCGAGTATCCGGACATGGGAATGCGCGTGATTTGCAGTTGATGATCAATCTTCTGCAGCCAAACTACCTCTTCCCTATCCAAGGGGAGTACCGTGAGTTAGATGCGCATGCCAAGGCTGCCATGGCAGTTGGGATGTTGCCGGAACGCATTTTCATCCCTAAAAAGGGAACGACCATGTCTTATGAACATGGAGATTTTGTTCCAGCTGGAGCAGTTTCTGCAGGGGATGTCTTGATTGACGGAAATGCCATCGGGGATGTTGGAAATGTCGTCCTTCGTGACCGTAAGGTCTTGTCAGAAGATGGAATCTTTATCGTGGCAATCACTGTCAACCGTCGTGAGAAAAAAATTGTGGCCAAGGCCCGTGTTCATACGCGTGGGTTTGTTTACCTCAAGAAGAGCCGCGATATTCTCCGTGAAAGTTCAGAATTGATTAACCAAACGGTAGAAGATTATCTTCAAGGTGATGACTTTGACTGGGCAGATCTCAAAGGCAAGGTTCGTGACAATCTGACCAAGTACCTCTTTGATCAAACCAAGCGTCGTCCAGCAATCTTGCCAGTCGTGATGGAAGCAAAATAA
- a CDS encoding COG3942 and LysM peptidoglycan-binding domain-containing protein: MKKAVTKLTLGLTSTAILATVGAQTVHANSYVVQDGDSFYAIATANGMDPHELAALNGKTIFDTIHPGDVLEVSGSAQPSSTYSAPASTANVVSDTEDVVEKTPTNYGNSYPVGQCTWGVKELAPWASNWWGNANTWAIYARAQGYKTGSVPVVGAIAVWDGGEYGHVAYVTDVQSENSIQVLEANYRRQKQIANYRGFFNPHEFLGNVTYIYPN, translated from the coding sequence ATGAAAAAAGCAGTTACGAAACTGACTCTTGGTTTGACTTCTACCGCTATTTTAGCTACAGTTGGGGCTCAAACTGTTCATGCCAACTCTTACGTTGTCCAAGATGGTGATTCATTTTATGCCATTGCAACTGCAAACGGAATGGATCCGCATGAGTTGGCAGCTTTGAATGGAAAAACCATCTTTGACACTATCCACCCAGGCGATGTATTGGAAGTGAGTGGTTCCGCTCAGCCTAGCTCTACCTACAGTGCTCCAGCTAGCACTGCGAATGTGGTATCAGATACAGAAGATGTTGTTGAAAAGACTCCGACAAACTATGGAAACTCTTATCCTGTTGGTCAGTGTACATGGGGTGTGAAAGAATTGGCGCCTTGGGCTAGCAACTGGTGGGGAAATGCCAACACGTGGGCAATCTACGCGAGAGCTCAAGGCTATAAGACAGGAAGTGTTCCAGTAGTAGGAGCAATCGCCGTTTGGGACGGTGGTGAATATGGACACGTTGCTTATGTAACAGATGTTCAAAGTGAAAACTCTATCCAGGTATTGGAAGCAAACTACAGACGTCAAAAGCAGATTGCAAATTACCGTGGCTTCTTTAATCCTCATGAATTTTTAGGTAACGTCACTTATATCTATCCAAACTAA
- the recJ gene encoding single-stranded-DNA-specific exonuclease RecJ, whose translation MITPTYEWQFAPQVEDADFTKIAKKAGLGPEVARLLFERGIQDEESLKKFLEPSLEDLHDPYLLHDMDKAVERIRQAIEEGENILIYGDYDVDGMTSASIVKESLEQLGAECRVYLPNRFTDGYGPNASVYKYFIEQEGISLIVTVDNGVAGHEAIELAQSMGVDVIVTDHHSMPETLPDAYAIVHPEHPDADYPFKYLAGCGVAFKLACALLEEVQVELLDLVAIGTIADMVSLTDENRIMVQYGLEMLGHTQRIGLQEMLDMAGIAANEVTEETVGFQIAPRLNALGRLDDPNPAIDLLTGFDDEEAHEIALMIHQKNEERKEIVQSIYEEAKTMVDPEKKVQVLAKEGWNPGVLGIVAGRLLEELGQTVIVLNIEDGRAKGSARSVEAVDIFEALDPHRDLFIAFGGHAGAAGMTLEVEKLSDLSQVLEDYVREKVADASGKNKLNLDEELDLETLSLETVKSFERLAPFGMDNQKPVFYIKDFHVESARTMGAGNAHLKLKIFKGEASFEVVAFGQGRWATEFSQTKNLELAVTLSVNQWNGQTALQLMMVDARVEGVQLFNIRGKNAVLPEGVPVLDFSGEVPDLANSDAVVVKTIPEDITLLKTIFQEQHFSAVYFKNDIDKAYYLTGYGTREQFAKLYKTIYQFPEFDIRYKLKDLAAYLNIQQILLVKMIQVFEELGFVTIKDGVMTVNKEAPKREIAESQIYQNLKQTVKDQEMMALGTVQEMYDFLME comes from the coding sequence TTGATAACACCTACTTATGAATGGCAGTTTGCCCCGCAGGTTGAAGATGCGGATTTTACAAAGATAGCCAAGAAGGCTGGACTGGGTCCTGAGGTGGCTCGCTTATTATTTGAAAGAGGGATTCAGGATGAAGAAAGTCTAAAGAAGTTTTTAGAACCTTCTTTAGAGGATTTACATGACCCCTATCTGCTCCATGATATGGACAAGGCAGTGGAACGGATTCGTCAGGCCATTGAGGAAGGGGAGAATATTCTCATCTATGGAGACTACGATGTGGATGGTATGACTTCAGCTTCGATTGTGAAGGAAAGTTTGGAACAGCTTGGTGCTGAGTGCCGTGTTTACCTACCCAATCGTTTTACCGATGGCTATGGTCCCAATGCCAGTGTTTATAAATACTTTATCGAGCAAGAGGGTATTTCCTTGATTGTGACAGTGGATAATGGGGTTGCGGGTCACGAAGCCATTGAATTGGCCCAGTCTATGGGAGTGGATGTCATTGTGACCGACCACCATTCCATGCCTGAAACCCTTCCTGATGCCTATGCGATTGTTCACCCTGAGCATCCAGATGCAGATTATCCCTTCAAATATTTGGCCGGATGCGGAGTGGCTTTCAAGCTGGCTTGCGCTCTTTTAGAAGAAGTGCAAGTTGAGTTGCTCGATTTGGTAGCTATCGGTACCATTGCAGATATGGTGAGCTTGACGGATGAAAACCGTATCATGGTTCAATATGGTCTGGAAATGTTGGGACATACCCAGCGCATTGGACTACAAGAAATGCTGGACATGGCAGGGATTGCTGCGAATGAAGTAACAGAAGAAACAGTTGGTTTTCAGATTGCCCCTCGTTTAAATGCCTTGGGGCGATTGGATGATCCCAATCCTGCCATTGATTTGCTGACTGGGTTTGACGATGAGGAAGCACATGAGATTGCCCTCATGATTCACCAGAAAAACGAAGAGCGCAAGGAAATCGTTCAGTCAATCTATGAAGAAGCTAAGACCATGGTGGATCCTGAGAAGAAGGTCCAGGTTTTGGCCAAGGAAGGCTGGAATCCTGGCGTTCTGGGTATCGTGGCTGGGCGCTTGCTAGAGGAATTGGGGCAGACAGTCATCGTTCTTAATATAGAAGATGGTCGTGCCAAGGGTAGCGCTCGTAGTGTGGAAGCAGTCGATATTTTTGAAGCTCTGGATCCCCATCGAGACCTCTTTATCGCCTTTGGCGGCCATGCTGGTGCAGCTGGAATGACGCTGGAAGTTGAGAAACTTTCAGATTTATCTCAAGTCTTGGAAGACTATGTCCGTGAAAAAGTTGCAGATGCTAGTGGTAAGAACAAGTTAAATCTAGATGAAGAGTTGGATTTGGAGACTCTTAGCTTGGAAACGGTTAAAAGCTTTGAACGCTTGGCACCCTTTGGGATGGATAATCAGAAACCTGTCTTTTATATCAAGGATTTTCATGTCGAAAGTGCTCGTACCATGGGAGCAGGCAATGCCCACCTCAAACTAAAAATTTTCAAGGGAGAGGCGAGTTTTGAAGTGGTGGCCTTTGGACAAGGTAGATGGGCAACAGAATTTTCTCAAACCAAGAATCTAGAATTAGCAGTCACCTTGTCTGTCAACCAATGGAATGGGCAAACTGCCCTCCAGTTGATGATGGTAGATGCGCGTGTGGAAGGTGTTCAACTCTTTAACATTCGTGGGAAAAATGCAGTCTTGCCAGAAGGGGTTCCAGTCTTGGATTTCTCTGGAGAGGTGCCAGATCTAGCGAATAGTGATGCTGTGGTTGTGAAAACCATTCCTGAAGATATTACCTTGCTGAAGACAATTTTTCAAGAACAGCACTTCTCTGCGGTCTATTTCAAAAATGACATTGACAAGGCCTACTATCTGACAGGTTATGGGACTAGAGAGCAGTTTGCAAAATTGTACAAGACTATTTACCAGTTCCCAGAGTTTGATATTCGTTATAAGCTCAAGGATTTAGCGGCTTATCTCAATATCCAACAAATCTTGCTGGTCAAGATGATCCAAGTCTTTGAAGAGCTGGGATTTGTGACGATCAAAGATGGTGTCATGACAGTCAATAAAGAAGCGCCGAAAAGGGAAATTGCTGAAAGTCAGATTTACCAAAATCTCAAACAGACCGTTAAAGACCAAGAAATGATGGCGCTGGGTACCGTGCAAGAAATGTATGATTTTTTAATGGAGTAA